One window from the genome of Lachancea thermotolerans CBS 6340 chromosome B complete sequence encodes:
- the FET3 gene encoding ferroxidase FET3 (similar to uniprot|P38993 Saccharomyces cerevisiae YMR058W FET3 Ferro-O2-oxidoreductase required for high-affinity iron uptake and involved in mediating resistance to copper ion toxicity belongs to class of integral membrane multicopper oxidases) encodes MIGSSWLLVMLAAVQSVAAETHVFNWTTGWGNYNVDGGAERPVITCNGEFPWPDVRVKKGDQVEVYLKNGFDDRNTSMHFHGLFQNGTNSMDGPPMVVQCPIGPGDTFLYNFTVDDNVGTYWYHSHTAGQYQDGMRGAFVIEDDDFPYDYDEDVILQLGEWYHDTTDVLNPKFMSVYNPTGAEPIPQNLIMNNTRNMTWEVQPDTTYLLRVINTGGFVSQYFWIEDHEFDVVEVDGIYTEKNTTDMIYITTAQRYTLLLHTKNDTSRNYAIMTKFDDTMLDLLPKDLQLNSTNYLIYNTSADKPTESYVDELAPLDDFYLVPYQKEEALGDPDYRVVVNVTMDNLVSGINYAFFNNLTYTAPVVPTLFTVLSADEDDVKNPEIYGSNINAFVLDKDEIVEIVLNNEDTGTHPFHLHGHAFQVMVRDVTYDDALGETPHAYDENDHPDFPEYPMIRDTLYVRPQSNFVIRFKANNPGVWMFHCHIEWHLTQGLAIILIEDPESIKATQSQQLSDNHKSVCANVGMATEGNAAGNTDDFFNLKGEPIQEKFIPDGFTAKGIVAMTFSCLAGVLGLIMIAIYGLMDISNVEEKVIDELHLDADKVAAVDVDDVDDIDNDETSSISAAREEVVNK; translated from the coding sequence ATGATTGGAAGCAGTTGGCTCTTAGTTATGCTGGCGGCGGTCCAGTCCGTCGCGGCGGAAACACACGTTTTCAACTGGACCACCGGCTGGGGAAACTACAACGTGGATGGAGGGGCCGAAAGACCCGTGATCACGTGTAATGGAGAGTTTCCATGGCCCGACGTGCGcgtcaagaagggcgacCAGGTCGAGGTGTACCTGAAGAACGGGTTCGACGACCGCAACACGTCGATGCACTTCCATGGGCTGTTCCAGAACGGGACCAACTCCATGGACGGCCCTCCAATGGTGGTGCAGTGCCCCATCGGGCCTGGCGACACCTTCCTGTACAACTTCACGGTGGATGACAACGTGGGCACGTACTGGTACCACTCGCACACTGCGGGCCAGTATCAGGACGGTATGCGCGGTGCGTTTGTGATTGAAGACGATGACTTTCCATACGACTACGATGAGGACGTCATTCTGCAGTTGGGTGAATGGTACCACGACACCACGGACGTACTAAATCCCAAGTTCATGAGTGTGTACAATCCTACCGGCGCGGAACCTATTCCCCAGAACCTTATCATGAACAACACCAGGAACATGACGTGGGAGGTCCAGCCCGACACCACGTACTTGCTGCGTGTGATCAACACCGGTGGCTTTGTGTCGCAGTACTTCTGGATCGAGGACCACGAATTCGACGTTGTTGAGGTGGACGGTATCTACACCGAGAAGAACACAACCGACATGATCTATATCACTACGGCGCAGCGTTACACCTTATTGCTGCACACCAAGAACGACACGTCGCGCAACTACGCTATTATGACCAAGTTCGACGACACCATGTTGGACTTGCTGCCCAAGGACCTGCAGCTCAACAGTACCAACTACCTGATTTACAACACGAGTGCAGACAAGCCAACAGAAAGCTACGTTGACGAACTCGCTCCCCTCGATGACTTCTACTTGGTGCCCTACCAGAAGGAAGAAGCGTTGGGCGACCCAGACTACCGTGTCGTCGTGAATGTTACCATGGACAACTTGGTCAGTGGTATCAACTAcgcctttttcaacaatttgACTTACACCGCGCCTGTCGTGCCAACTCTGTTCACCGTCTTGTCAGccgatgaagacgatgtGAAAAACCCAGAGATCTACGGTAGCAACATCAATGCTTTCGTTTTGGACAAGGACGAGATTGTCGAGATTGTGCTGAACAACGAGGATACAGGTACCCATCCTTTCCACTTGCACGGACACGCTTTCCAGGTCATGGTTAGAGACGTGACTTACGACGATGCTCTTGGTGAGACCCCTCACGCTTATGACGAAAACGACCACCCAGATTTCCCAGAGTATCCGATGATCAGAGACACTCTGTACGTCAGACCTCAGTCTAACTTCGTCATTCGTTTTAAAGCCAATAACCCGGGCGTTTGGATGTTCCACTGCCACATTGAATGGCATTTGACCCAAGGTTTGGCCATCATTTTGATTGAGGACCCAGAAAGCATCAAAGCTACCCAGTCTCAGCAGCTTTCTGATAACCACAAGTCTGTTTGCGCCAACGTTGGCATGGCCACGGAGGGAAACGCTGCCGGTAACACCgatgacttcttcaacttgaagggTGAGCCAATCCAAGAGAAATTCATTCCTGACGGCTTCACAGCCAAGGGTATCGTGGCCATGACCTTTTCATGTTTGGCCGGTGTGCTGGGTCTCATCATGATCGCCATATATGGTCTCATGGACATCAGCAACGTCGAGGAGAAGGTTATCGACGAGTTGCACCTAGATGCCGACAAGGTCGCCGCTGTCGACGTTGACGACGTTGACGACATTGACAACGATGAGacctcttcaatctctgCTGCTAGGGAAGAAGTCGTGAACAAATGA